One window from the genome of Salvia miltiorrhiza cultivar Shanhuang (shh) chromosome 7, IMPLAD_Smil_shh, whole genome shotgun sequence encodes:
- the LOC130993670 gene encoding WAT1-related protein At3g28050-like isoform X4, giving the protein MEAIAMVVVQFAQVGFMLAAEAAIANGMTTFAFISYSNIFAALILLPLCFSIYRSAHPPLLLAFLCGFFLLGFIGFTVQILGLYGLIFSSASLSTTILNLIPGFTFALAVILRMEKFNYRTCTSLAKSMGTLISIGGAVVATLYQGPSLLGYSSSSSTRLLGGLLLSLDSAAAAVFIIAQALVVRKCPALLIIMLFYSCFIALVSAGASLVLEKDVSGWSINSRATLLPIVFSGLFGNVFQISIIMWCVRRKGPVFVSIFHPLGVIISIAAGVVVLGETFYLGSLVGAVVVVVGFYAVLWGKAKEAKTIDDGITTTTPLLPERDGQLA; this is encoded by the exons ATGGAGGCGATAGCAATGGTGGTGGTGCAGTTTGCGCAGGTCGGATTCATGTTAGCAGCGGAAGCTGCCATAGCAAACGGGATGACTACTTTCGCATTCATCTCCTACTCTAATATCTTTGCTGCTCTTATTCTACTTCCACTTTGTTTCTCCATTTACAG ATCCGCTCATCCTCCGCTTCTCCTGGCTTTCTTGTGCGGCTTTTTCTTGCTGGGATTCATAGG ATTCACGGTGCAGATATTAGGGCTGTATGGACTTATATTCAGCTCTGCATCACTCTCTACTACGATACTCAACCTCATCCCGGGTTTCACCTTCGCCTTGGCCGTCATTCTCAG GATGGAGAAGTTCAACTACAGAACGTGTACTAGTCTGGCGAAATCCATGGGCACCCTGATCTCGATCGGGGGAGCCGTGGTGGCGACTCTGTACCAGGGGCCTTCCCTTCTGGGATACTCGTCTTCCTCTTCCACTCGGCTTCTCGGGGGGCTGCTTCTGAGCTTGGACAGCGCGGCGGCCGCGGTGTTCATCATCGCGCAGGCGTTGGTGGTTAGGAAATGCCCTGCTCTGCTCATTATCATGCTCTTCTACAGCTGCTTCATCGCGCTTGTATCAGCGGGGGCGTCTTTGGTGCTGGAGAAAGACGTTAGCGGCTGGAGCATTAACTCTAGGGCGACCTTGCTTCCTATTGTATTCTCG GGGCTATTTGGGAATGTATTTCAAATAAGTATCATCATGTGGTGTGTGAGGAGAAAGGGACCTGTGTTTGTATCCATTTTCCATCCGTTGGGAGTCATCATTTCCATTGCGGCGGGCGTCGTCGTCTTGGGAGAGACCTTCTATCTTGGAAG TTTGGTcggggcggtggtggtggtggtgggctTCTACGCCGTCTTGTGGGGAAAAGCTAAAGAAGCAAAGACCATTGACGACGGGATCACCACGACGACGCCTCTGTTGCCGGAACGGGACGGACAACTAGCTTGA
- the LOC130994006 gene encoding uncharacterized protein LOC130994006, giving the protein METTIDLKPRHFETSSQVRRSTLRSLIDLKPRSTLRSFLRIAWGADAGDVPQLDSGSLMVGLIRAPCSLHPRIVCNRENQVKLLCDAAVDPSVGMGFGILCKNVEDQTIGSKNGFFPGVFMPIKAEARAMLEGLKFGKEKGLNDVIIETDCQVLYWLLVKNEVDLSYLGSTLESIRSLAASLHHHAFSWTPREENEVADSLAKQALCDCFSVFVFADSPSLLNS; this is encoded by the exons ATGGAGACGACGATAGATCTGAAGCCCAGACACTTTGAAACTTCGTCCCAGGTGAGAAGATCCACCCTCCGGTCCCTGATAGATCTAAAGCCCAGATCCACCCTCCGCTCCTTCTTACGCATCGCTTGGGGCGCTGATGCAGGCGATGTGCCTCAATTGGATTCAGGGTCGCTGATGGTAGGGCTGATTCGAGCGCCTTGCTCACTTCATCCCAG GATCGTTTGCAACCGTGAGAATCAAGTTAAACTATTGTGTGATGCAGCGGTGGATCCTTCTGTGGGTATGGGTTTTGGTATCTTGTGCAAGAATGTTGAGGATCAGACGATAGGCAGCAAGAATGGCTTCTTCCCGGGGGTTTTCATGCCGATTAAGGCTGAGGCTAGAGCAATGTTGGAGGGTTTGAAGTTTGGCAAGGAGAAAGGTCTCAATGATGTCATTATCGAGACAGATTGTCAAGTTCTTTACTGGCTGCTGGTTAAAAATGAAGTTGATCTTTCTTATCTGGGTTCGACGCTTGAATCCATCCGTTCATTGGCGGCGAGTTTACACCATCACGCGTTTAGTTGGACGCCCCGTGAAGAAAATGAGGTGGCTGATAGTTTAGCTAAGCAAGCTCTTTGTGATTGCTTTTCAGTTTTTGTGTTTGCTGATTCCCCCTCTTTGTTGAACTCATAA
- the LOC130994007 gene encoding WAT1-related protein At1g70260-like encodes MKVDVIACGSMVVVEGCIIALTIMASTAMAKGMSPFVFVVYTNALASMILLPYSFLFHQNNRSEETWLTISFLLHVFFLGLIGVTIAQNLAFVGLSYIVACGMANQMPALSFILPIILRSRKLDWKRSGSEARLIGSLISFVGAISLTLYKGPTITNNSLAPPLLVFTSTHENWVVGCILFAASSFALAVWNILQAKTVKICKQVMKIISFYTLFGTIQTAAVALYMERDPQAWKLEFNFELLIIVLTGIFSSLIRTKIQMWCTRLKGPFFVALFKPCGIAYATTFGCLLFSDTFHYGSIMGAFICGVGYYTVLWGQMKDEEMSKSEGGNKVPLLQQPDSQV; translated from the exons atgaagGTGGATGTGATAGCATGCGGGAGCATGGTTGTGGTGGAGGGATGCATTATTGCACTGACCATCATGGCTAGCACCGCCATGGCTAAAGGGATGAGCCCTTTTGTGTTTGTTGTCTATACCAATGCCCTTGCTTCAATGATACTGCTCCCATATTCCTTCCTTTTTCATCAAAATAATAG ATCAGAAGAGACATGGCTGACCATATCTTTTCTCCTTCACGTCTTCTTCCTTGGTTTAATAGG GGTAACAATTGCTCAAAACCTAGCGTTTGTGGGTTTGAGTTACATTGTTGCATGTGGCATGGCCAATCAGATGCCTGCTTTGTCTTTCATTCTGCCCATAATCCTCAG GAGTAGAAAATTGGATTGGAAGAGATCAGGTAGTGAGGCAAGATTAATAGGCAGCCTCATATCTTTTGTGGGTGCAATTTCACTCACTCTTTACAAAGGCCCTACCATCACAAACAACTCACTAGCGCCGCCGCTGTTAGTCTTCACTTCCACTCACGAAAACTGGGTTGTTGGCTGTATTCTTTTTGCCGCTTCTTCCTTTGCTCTCGCCGTCTGGAACATTCTCCAG GCGAAAACTGTCAAAATATGCAAACAAGTGATGAAAATAATCTCATTTTACACCCTGTTTGGGACCATCCAAACAGCTGCTGTTGCTCTCTACATGGAAAGGGATCCTCAGGCATGGAAATTGGAGTTTAATTTTGAACTCCTCATCATCGTTTTAACA GGGATTTTCAGCAGCCTGATCCGGACTAAAATTCAAATGTGGTGTACACGTTTGAAGGGACCTTTTTTTGTGGCCTTATTCAAGCCTTGTGGAATTGCGTACGCCACCACCTTTGGCTGTTTGCTCTTTTCCGATACTTTTCATTATGGAAg CATTATGGGAGCATTCATCTGTGGAGTGGGGTACTACACGGTGTTGTGGGGACAGATGAAAGACGAGGAGATGAGTAAATCGGAGGGTGGTAACAAGGTCCCTCTTCTGCAGCAACCTGATTCTCAAGTGTGA
- the LOC130993671 gene encoding MLP-like protein 423, whose translation MASKIEMEVELKSDAEKVWKGMRESTILFPKALPQHYQSIEILEGDGKSVNSVRLVNYPQGISAVSSIKEKIEAVDEEKKFVRYSVIDGDILKYYKNFKGSLSVSGKPDNSGTSLKWACEFDKASEDTPDPDFIKDFALKTFQDLDAYILAN comes from the exons ATGGCGTCGAAGATTGAGATGGAGGTGGAGTTGAAAAGTGATGCAGAAAAGGTATGGAAGGGCATGAGGGAATCTACGATTCTCTTCCCCAAAGCCTTGCCTCAGCACTACCAAAGCATTGAGATTCTTGAAGGTGATGGCAAGTCTGTCAACTCTGTGCGTCTCGTTAACTATCCACAAG GAATATCAGCGGTGTCGAGCATAAAAGAGAAGATCGAAGCCGTTGACGAAGAGAAGAAATTCGTGAGGTACAGTGTGATAGACGGCGACATTTTGAAATACTACAAGAATTTCAAAGGCAGCCTGAGCGTGAGCGGGAAGCCCGATAACAGCGGAACCTCACTCAAATGGGCGTGTGAATTCGACAAGGCCTCTGAAGATACCCCCGACCCGGATTTCATCAAGGATTTTGCCCTCAAAACTTTCCAAGATTTGGATGCTTATATTCTCGCTAATTAA